A section of the Primulina eburnea isolate SZY01 chromosome 1, ASM2296580v1, whole genome shotgun sequence genome encodes:
- the LOC140833474 gene encoding LOW QUALITY PROTEIN: stachyose synthase-like (The sequence of the model RefSeq protein was modified relative to this genomic sequence to represent the inferred CDS: deleted 1 base in 1 codon), with product MAPPNDPANSIHSVLKSSTKDNSFQLLDGKLFVGSVPLLTEVPSNVSLKSFSSVCQSSEAPLPLFQRVQSLSSKGAFLGFSQRESSDRQTNSLGKFMNRDFVSIFRFKTWWSTQWVGKSGSDIQMETQWIMLDVPEIKSYVAIIPIIEGGFRSAFHPGKDGHILICAESGSTVVKSSSFDAIAYVHVSDNPYNVMKEAYTALRVHLNTFKLIEEKSAPPLVDKFGWCTWDAFYLTVEPAGIWHGIKEFADGGLTPRFLIIDDGWQSINKDGEDPTKDTKNLVLGGTQMTARLHRLDECEKFRKYQGGSLTGPNRPPFDPKKPKMLIHKAIELEFAEKSRDKAALSGVTDLSQYEAEIQRHAKELDAMFGGEEEEEKGSSEKCSSCSCKLQNSGMKAFTKDLRTTFKGLDDIYVWHALCGAWGGVRPGATHLNSKVVPCKLSPGLDGTMTDLAVVKIIEGSIGLVHPDQADDFYDSMHSYLAKVGITGVKVDVIHDLEYVSEDYGGRVDIAKTYYKGLSKSLAKNFNGTGLISSMQQCNDFFFLGTEQISMGRVGDDFWFQDPNGDPMGVYWLQGVHMIHCAYNSMWMGQFIQPDWDMFQSDHLCAKFHAGSRAICGGPVYVSDSLGGHDFDLLNKLVFPDSTIPKCIYYALPTRDCLFKNPLFDDKTILKIWNFNKYGGVIGAFNCQGAGWDPKEQRIKGYSHCYHPMSGTVHVSDIEWDQKTEAADMGKAEEYAVYLTEAQKLFLATPQSNVIPITIQPSTFEIFSFVPIKKLGVGTDAVKFAPVGLTNFFNSGGTILGLLYDGMIAKIEVKGGGNFLAYSSVSPKKSYLNGVEVGFEWSNGKLGLKVSWNQECGGISNVAFIF from the exons ATGGCACCCCCGAATGAT CCCGCAAACTCGATTCACAGTGTCCTGAAATCCAGCACAAAAGACAACTCTTTCCAACTACTTGATGGAAAGCTCTTCGTGGGTAGTGTTCCGTTGCTCACCGAAGTTCCGAGCAACGTCTCTCTCAAGAGTTTCTCCTCCGTTTGCCAATCCTCAGAAGCTCCACTTCCGCTGTTCCAGCGCGTCCAGTCCCTGTCTAGCAAGGGTGCGTTCCTAGGATTCAGCCAGCGTGAATCCTCCGATCGCCAAACTAATTCCTTGGGGAAATTCATGAACAGGGATTTTGTCAGCATTTTCAGGTTCAAGACTTGGTGGTCCACTCAGTGGGTTGGGAAATCGGGTTCCGATATACAGATGGAAACGCAATGGATTATGCTAGATGTACCTGAAATAAAGTCTTACGTTGCCATCATTCCGATAATTGAAGGAGGTTTCAGGTCCGCCTTTCATCCTGGAAAAGATGGTCATATATTGATATGTGCCGAGAGTGGGTCTACCGTGGTGAAATCTTCATCTTTTGATGCGATTGCCTATGTTCATGTGTCTGATAATCCATACAATGTGATGAAAGAGGCTTATACTGCTCTTAGAGTTCACCTAAATACGTTCAAGCTCATTGAAGAGAAATCTGCGCCACCCCTTGTGGACAAATTTGGTTGGTGCACGTGGGATGCATTTTACTTGACAGTGGAGCCTGCTggaatttggcatggaatcaagGAATTCGCAGATGGTGGCCTCACACCGAGGTTCCTTATAATTGATGATGGATGGCAAAGCATCAACAAAGATGGAGAAGATCCCACCAAGGACACCAAAAATCTTGTACTCGGAGGAACTCAAATGACTGCCAGGCTTCACAGGCTTGATGAATGTGAAAAATTCAGAAAGTATCAGGGTGGATCACTTACGGGACCTAATCGTCCTCCTTTTGATCCTAAGAAACCGAAGATGCTGATTCACAAGGCTATTGAGCTTGAGTTTGCAGAAAAATCCCGTGACAAGGCAGCTCTATCAGGGGTAACCGACTTATCCCAATATGAAGCTGAAATTCAGAGACATGCAAAAGAATTGGATGCGATGTTTGgcggagaagaagaagaagaaaagggTTCGAGCGAAAAGTGTTCAAGTTGCTCTTGCAAGTTACAAAATTCTGGAATGAAAGCATTCACTAAAGATTTAAGGACAACATTCAAAGGACTGGATGATATATATGTCTGGCACGCGTTGTGTGGTGCATGGGGAGGGGTCAGACCAGGTGCAACTCATTTGAACTCCAAGGTTGTGCCTTGCAAATTGTCACCCGGACTCGACGGAACCATGACAGATCTTGCGGTGGTAAAAATTATTGAAGGTTCAATCGGACTTGTGCATCCTGATCAAGCTGATGATTTCTATGACTCTATGCATTCTTACCTCGCCAAAGTCGGAATTACTGGAGTGAAAGTTGATGTCATTCAT GATCTTGAATATGTGTCTGAAGATTACGGAGGCAGAGTTGATATTGCCAAGACTTACTATAAGGGGCTGTCCAAATCTCTTGCAAAGAACTTCAATGGGACCGGACTCATTTCAAGCATGCAGCAGTGCAATGACTTCTTTTTCCTTGGAACTGAGCAGATATCTATGGGAAGAGTTG GGGACGACTTCTGGTTTCAAGATCCTAATGGTGATCCAATGGGAGTTTATTGGCTACAAGGTGTCCATATGATCCACTGTGCTTATAACAGTATGTGGATGGGTCAATTCATCCAGCCAGATTGGGACATGTTTCAATCAGACCATTTGTGTGCAAAGTTCCATGCTGGGTCAAGGGCCATTTGTGGAGGCCCTGTATATGTTAGTGATTCTTTGGGAGGTCACGATTTTGATCTTCTCAATAAGTTGGTGTTCCCTGACAGCACCATCCCCAAGTGCATCTACTATGCTCTACCAACAAGAGACTGCCTCTTTAAGAACCCTCTGTTTGATGACAAAACCATTCTAAAGATCTGGAACTTTAACAAG TATGGAGGAGTTATTGGTGCTTTCAACTGCCAAGGTGCTGGATGGGACCCAAAGGAACAAAGGATTAAGGGATACTCCCATTGTTACCACCCAATGTCTGGAACAGTTCACGTAAGTGATATTGAATGGGATCAAAAGACTGAAGCTGCTGACATGGGGAAAGCTGAGGAATATGCTGTCTATCTTACCGAGGCACAGAAACTATTCTTAGCAACTCCACAATCTAATGTCATTCCTATCACAATTCAGCCTTCTACATTTGAGATTTTCAGCTTCGTGCCTATCAAGAAGCTGGGAGTTGGTACGGATGCAGTCAAATTCGCACCAGTTGGATTAACCAACTTTTTTAACAGCGGAGGGACGATACTTGGACTGTTGTATGATGGGATGATAGCCAAGATTGAAGTGAAGGGTGGAGGTAACTTTTTGGCATATTCCAGTGTTTCGCCTAAGAAATCATACCTGAACGGAGTTGAGGTTGGATTTGAGTGGTCAAACGGGAAGCTGGGATTGAAGGTTTCTTGGAACCAAGAGTGTGGTGGCATTTCTAATGTagcttttattttttga